The following are encoded together in the Bacillus sp. V2I10 genome:
- a CDS encoding GerAB/ArcD/ProY family transporter — protein sequence MIIITMLAILVLGADLTARQIYPSYILAKKINIADFLTRLEAILAIIWFITIFVRFSLFFYVGVLGLAQTLKLQDYRPLVFPFGMILIVFTIIMAPNTVYYNTFISDIWPFYASTFGFLLPLLLLIIAKVKRK from the coding sequence TTGATTATTATAACAATGCTAGCCATTCTCGTTCTTGGTGCAGATTTAACAGCAAGACAAATTTATCCAAGCTATATATTGGCTAAGAAAATCAATATCGCTGATTTCTTGACGAGACTGGAAGCAATACTAGCAATCATATGGTTCATCACAATTTTTGTTAGATTTAGTTTGTTTTTTTATGTGGGCGTTTTAGGTCTGGCACAAACATTAAAATTGCAGGATTATCGTCCTCTGGTTTTTCCGTTTGGCATGATTTTGATTGTTTTTACAATAATTATGGCACCCAATACCGTCTATTATAATACTTTTATTTCAGACATCTGGCCGTTTTATGCTTCGACATTCGGGTTTCTGCTTCCTTTGTTATTATTAATAATCGCCAAAGTTAAGAGAAAGTGA
- a CDS encoding phospholipase, with protein sequence MSGRKNIKRRPRCIFPDYRWCGPGCSGPGLPINDVDACCQRHDRCLDRGISSCECDYAFIECLRTKINNHTQKGRNAALMYKVMKLKTLFTCGG encoded by the coding sequence ATGTCAGGAAGGAAGAATATCAAGAGAAGGCCACGCTGTATTTTCCCTGATTATAGATGGTGCGGTCCCGGCTGCAGCGGCCCCGGACTTCCGATCAACGATGTGGATGCCTGCTGCCAAAGACATGACCGCTGCTTAGACCGGGGAATTTCGTCTTGCGAATGCGATTATGCATTTATAGAGTGTCTTCGCACGAAAATCAACAACCATACTCAAAAAGGCCGAAACGCTGCGCTTATGTACAAAGTAATGAAATTAAAAACATTATTTACTTGCGGCGGCTGA
- the speD gene encoding adenosylmethionine decarboxylase: MKLTSEQRIQLHEFNNLTKSLSFNMYDVCYTKTKEEREAYIQYIDEQYNAERLTKILKNVTDIIGAHVLNVAQQNYVPQGASVTILVSEGPVVEVPNESYEESPGPLPDSVVMQLDKSHITVHTYPEYHPNEGISTFRADIDVSTCGEISPLKALNYLIHSFDTDIMTMDYRVRGFTRDINGEKLFIDHDINSIQNYIPEKVKDAYDMIDVNVYPQNIFHTKCKLKEFDLNNYLFGYTKDKLSKNERNEITDRLKIEMDEIFYGKNMKPFSG, encoded by the coding sequence TTGAAACTAACTTCTGAACAGAGGATTCAGCTGCATGAATTCAATAACCTTACAAAATCGCTGAGCTTCAATATGTACGATGTTTGTTACACGAAAACAAAAGAAGAACGAGAAGCTTATATACAGTATATTGATGAGCAGTACAATGCTGAGCGATTAACCAAAATCTTAAAAAATGTTACGGATATAATCGGTGCGCATGTACTGAATGTGGCACAGCAAAACTATGTGCCGCAGGGGGCAAGCGTGACAATTCTCGTATCCGAGGGTCCAGTTGTAGAAGTTCCTAATGAATCGTACGAAGAATCACCAGGTCCGCTTCCTGATTCGGTCGTTATGCAGCTTGATAAAAGCCATATTACCGTTCATACATATCCAGAATACCACCCGAATGAAGGAATCAGCACCTTCAGAGCGGATATTGATGTGTCAACTTGCGGGGAAATCTCACCCCTTAAAGCACTCAATTATTTAATCCATTCCTTTGATACAGATATAATGACAATGGATTACCGGGTGCGAGGTTTCACGAGGGATATTAACGGCGAGAAGCTGTTTATTGACCACGACATCAATTCTATTCAAAATTACATTCCGGAAAAGGTGAAGGACGCATACGACATGATCGATGTAAATGTGTACCCTCAGAATATCTTCCATACTAAATGCAAACTGAAGGAATTTGATTTAAATAATTATTTATTCGGTTATACGAAGGACAAGCTCAGTAAAAATGAGAGAAACGAAATTACAGACCGATTAAAAATTGAAATGGATGAAATTTTTTACGGAAAGAATATGAAGCCATTTTCAGGATGA
- the fdhD gene encoding formate dehydrogenase accessory sulfurtransferase FdhD, whose translation MKPVEIKRKILRISDGNAKGEEDSIVTEYPLTIKVNGEEFVTMICSPEFIEDMVIGYLASEGIIQTCEDIKEIWIQEKAGFVHVNTLKDYPYFHHFQNKRYLTSCCGMSRQGFVFASDARTAKKIDGIHVQITSDKCFSLMNDMQSLAGVFHLTGGVHNAALCDENGVLLCRMDIGRHNALDKIYGHCLKKNISVHNKILVFSGRISSEILMKTAKIGCEIVLSKSAPTELALEMAEELGITVVGFIRESSLNVYTHPQRIILERNI comes from the coding sequence TTGAAACCAGTAGAAATAAAACGCAAAATACTCCGCATTTCAGACGGCAACGCTAAGGGGGAAGAGGATTCAATCGTTACAGAATATCCGTTAACCATAAAGGTTAACGGGGAAGAATTTGTAACGATGATCTGCTCGCCTGAATTTATTGAAGACATGGTGATCGGGTATCTGGCGTCAGAAGGAATCATTCAGACCTGCGAGGATATAAAAGAAATCTGGATTCAGGAAAAAGCAGGGTTTGTTCACGTGAATACATTGAAAGACTATCCTTACTTTCATCATTTTCAAAATAAACGCTATCTCACTTCATGCTGCGGGATGAGCCGGCAGGGCTTTGTATTTGCGAGTGATGCAAGGACAGCAAAAAAAATCGACGGTATACATGTTCAAATAACCTCAGATAAATGTTTTTCCCTTATGAATGATATGCAGAGTCTGGCTGGTGTTTTTCATCTAACAGGAGGTGTGCATAATGCGGCCCTATGTGATGAAAATGGAGTTCTCCTCTGCAGAATGGATATTGGGAGACATAATGCGCTGGATAAGATTTATGGGCACTGTCTTAAAAAAAATATCTCCGTTCATAATAAAATCCTTGTTTTCAGCGGGAGAATCTCTTCTGAAATTCTCATGAAAACGGCTAAAATCGGATGTGAGATTGTATTGTCTAAATCTGCTCCAACTGAATTAGCGCTGGAGATGGCTGAAGAACTTGGAATTACAGTAGTCGGATTTATTAGAGAATCATCCTTGAATGTCTATACACATCCTCAAAGAATCATTCTGGAAAGAAATATCTGA
- the moaA gene encoding GTP 3',8-cyclase MoaA → MKNSALDSWDRPLRDLRISVTDRCNFRCRYCMPEEIFGPDYSFLSSEKILSFEEIERLAVIFSSLGVKKLRLTGGEPLLRKELPVLIKMLKKIDGIEDIGLTTNGSLLKGFAAELYEAGLRRVTVSLDSLNEERFAEMNGRRSKVKNILAGIEAAALAGLQVKINMVVQKGVNDEDILPMADYFKAQGHTLRFIEYMDVGNSNGWQLDHVVAKSEILSVIGERYPLNKIPPNYTGEVAERYEYQDQSAEIGIISSVTDSFCSTCSRARISAEGKLYTCLFASKGTDLRQLLRSGKSNMELKAIIREIWNHRRDRYSDERTSETRQRNKVEMSHIGG, encoded by the coding sequence ATGAAAAATTCTGCACTTGATTCATGGGACCGTCCGCTCCGTGATTTAAGAATCTCAGTCACTGACCGGTGTAATTTCCGCTGCCGCTACTGCATGCCGGAGGAGATATTCGGCCCCGATTATTCTTTCTTGTCATCTGAGAAAATCTTATCTTTTGAGGAGATCGAGAGATTAGCTGTCATCTTTTCATCTTTAGGTGTAAAAAAACTCCGCCTTACTGGAGGGGAGCCTCTTCTCAGAAAAGAGCTTCCTGTCTTAATAAAGATGCTCAAAAAGATTGATGGTATTGAAGACATCGGGTTAACGACCAATGGATCGCTTTTAAAAGGTTTTGCTGCTGAACTGTATGAGGCAGGTTTAAGACGCGTCACGGTAAGTTTGGATTCTTTAAATGAAGAGCGTTTTGCCGAGATGAATGGCCGCCGAAGCAAGGTGAAAAACATCCTGGCCGGAATAGAGGCAGCTGCTTTAGCCGGTTTACAGGTCAAGATTAATATGGTTGTACAAAAAGGGGTAAACGATGAAGACATTCTTCCGATGGCCGATTATTTCAAAGCGCAAGGTCATACCCTCAGATTTATTGAATATATGGATGTGGGAAACTCTAATGGCTGGCAGCTGGACCATGTTGTTGCAAAAAGTGAAATTTTAAGTGTGATAGGAGAGCGTTATCCCTTAAATAAGATTCCTCCTAACTATACCGGAGAAGTTGCTGAAAGATATGAATATCAAGATCAATCTGCTGAGATCGGCATCATCTCGTCTGTGACAGATTCTTTTTGTTCCACTTGTTCAAGGGCCCGCATATCTGCTGAAGGCAAGCTATACACCTGCCTCTTTGCATCAAAAGGGACAGACCTTAGGCAACTGCTTCGTTCTGGAAAAAGCAATATGGAGCTAAAAGCGATTATTCGGGAAATATGGAATCACCGCAGAGACCGGTACTCTGATGAACGGACTAGTGAGACACGCCAGAGGAATAAAGTAGAGATGTCTCATATCGGGGGATAA
- the glp gene encoding gephyrin-like molybdotransferase Glp: protein MVEKRTPIAVSDAVQKVMDFAIRGKVELVALENSYGRFLAEDLIADHDVPSFDRSPYDGFAVRSEDTAQITRTNPGVFEVIGEIGAGSVFHNSVGRNQAVRIMTGAQIPAGADAVVMLELTKEIAAEGKRFELKRSLKSGENISFQGEDTKKGTILAAKGSVITPGIAALLATFGYREVPAAKKPVIGVLATGSELLDVNEPLQPGKIRNSNSYMILAQIERAGGEAKYFGKFSDDLEQCINAVRDALSQVDLLITTGGVSVGDYDYLPAIYEKLGADVLFNKIAMRPGSVTTVAALDQKLLVGLSGNPSACFVGFELFVRPAVRYHNFHQSPHVRKEKAYLGEDFSKANPFTRFVRAELHFNEGRLSVLPSGFDKSSAVSSLAEANALIILPGGTRGYQAGMMVDVLLLDDQKGSDWPWENIVPSYK, encoded by the coding sequence TTGGTAGAAAAAAGGACACCTATTGCAGTTTCTGACGCTGTTCAAAAAGTCATGGACTTTGCGATTAGAGGTAAAGTTGAACTTGTGGCGCTTGAAAACTCATATGGACGCTTTTTAGCAGAAGATTTAATCGCGGACCATGATGTGCCGTCTTTTGACCGGTCCCCTTATGATGGATTTGCTGTCCGTTCTGAAGATACTGCTCAAATCACGAGGACGAACCCAGGTGTTTTTGAAGTTATCGGAGAAATTGGAGCAGGTTCTGTCTTTCATAACAGCGTTGGACGGAATCAGGCTGTAAGAATTATGACCGGAGCTCAAATACCTGCAGGAGCAGATGCGGTTGTCATGCTAGAACTAACGAAAGAGATTGCTGCTGAAGGAAAAAGATTTGAATTAAAGCGTTCCTTGAAAAGCGGAGAAAACATCTCTTTTCAAGGGGAAGATACAAAAAAGGGAACTATACTTGCGGCAAAAGGAAGTGTCATTACCCCAGGCATTGCTGCTTTGCTTGCGACGTTCGGATATCGTGAGGTTCCAGCTGCGAAAAAGCCAGTAATCGGAGTGCTTGCAACGGGCAGTGAACTGCTTGATGTCAACGAACCGCTGCAGCCCGGAAAAATCCGCAACAGCAACTCTTATATGATTCTCGCTCAAATTGAACGGGCAGGGGGAGAGGCGAAATATTTCGGGAAGTTCAGTGATGATCTTGAACAATGCATCAATGCCGTGAGAGATGCACTAAGTCAAGTCGATTTGTTGATTACAACAGGCGGAGTGTCTGTCGGTGATTATGATTATTTGCCCGCCATTTATGAAAAGCTCGGTGCAGATGTTCTATTTAACAAGATTGCGATGAGGCCGGGAAGTGTCACAACCGTTGCTGCTTTAGATCAAAAATTACTTGTTGGCCTTTCCGGAAATCCGTCTGCTTGTTTTGTCGGATTTGAATTGTTTGTCAGGCCGGCAGTCCGGTATCACAATTTTCATCAATCACCGCATGTAAGAAAAGAAAAAGCTTATTTGGGCGAGGATTTTTCTAAGGCAAATCCATTCACCAGGTTTGTAAGGGCTGAGCTTCATTTTAATGAGGGCAGGCTTTCTGTTCTTCCTTCTGGCTTTGATAAATCAAGTGCCGTTTCATCTTTAGCAGAAGCAAACGCACTTATTATTCTTCCAGGCGGAACGAGAGGCTATCAGGCTGGCATGATGGTGGATGTCCTATTATTGGATGATCAAAAGGGAAGTGATTGGCCGTGGGAAAACATTGTGCCGTCATACAAATAA
- the mobB gene encoding molybdopterin-guanine dinucleotide biosynthesis protein B, whose translation MGKHCAVIQIIGHQNAGKTTLLEKLIKRAKENSHQVGTIKHHGHGGIPDHGFQVKDSDRHSKAGAVLAGVEGDGVLLLNLAGQHWPLAKLVEIYQSLSIDTIFIEGYKKEHFPKVVLLKEESDLSLLKLSSIICVITWPEIHSLNIHVPIFHIEDEQNYIDYIMGIVRGQHESGIF comes from the coding sequence GTGGGAAAACATTGTGCCGTCATACAAATAATCGGACATCAAAACGCAGGAAAGACAACTTTATTGGAAAAGCTCATAAAAAGAGCAAAAGAGAACAGTCATCAAGTTGGAACAATCAAGCATCACGGACATGGAGGCATTCCAGATCATGGATTTCAGGTAAAAGACAGTGATCGCCATTCAAAAGCAGGAGCTGTTTTAGCAGGGGTTGAAGGGGATGGTGTCCTTTTGCTTAATTTGGCGGGTCAGCATTGGCCGCTTGCAAAGCTGGTGGAAATCTACCAATCTCTGTCCATTGATACAATTTTCATAGAGGGATATAAGAAAGAACATTTTCCAAAAGTAGTTTTATTAAAAGAGGAAAGCGATCTCTCTCTATTAAAATTAAGCAGCATCATATGCGTCATTACATGGCCTGAAATCCACAGCTTAAACATACATGTTCCAATCTTTCATATCGAAGATGAACAGAATTACATCGACTACATAATGGGAATTGTGAGGGGTCAGCATGAGTCAGGAATATTTTGA
- a CDS encoding molybdenum cofactor biosynthesis protein MoaE, with protein sequence MSQEYFEITKDSISADLVTNKVARREAGAITTFIGTVREFTQGKRTLYLEYQAYEPMAVKMLEQIGDEIKGRFPDAITAITHRIGKLEISDIAVVIAVSSPHRKTAYLANEYAIERIKQIVPIWKKEHWEDGTMWIGDQLGQTPYPEGKPKKEGGKND encoded by the coding sequence ATGAGTCAGGAATATTTTGAGATTACGAAGGATTCAATTTCAGCTGATCTAGTGACGAATAAAGTTGCAAGAAGAGAAGCTGGAGCCATTACAACTTTTATTGGGACAGTAAGAGAATTTACACAAGGCAAAAGAACGCTTTATTTAGAGTATCAGGCCTATGAACCGATGGCTGTAAAAATGCTTGAGCAAATCGGCGATGAAATAAAAGGACGCTTTCCGGATGCCATAACAGCTATTACCCACCGAATAGGCAAGCTCGAGATTTCAGATATAGCTGTTGTGATTGCCGTTTCTTCTCCGCACAGGAAAACAGCATATCTAGCAAATGAATATGCGATAGAGCGGATCAAACAGATTGTTCCCATCTGGAAAAAAGAACATTGGGAAGATGGGACGATGTGGATTGGAGATCAGCTTGGGCAAACACCATACCCTGAGGGAAAACCCAAGAAAGAGGGCGGAAAAAATGATTAA
- the moaD gene encoding molybdopterin converting factor subunit 1, with the protein MIKILLFAHLQEEAGTAAIEIDKRGLTVHELKQWLQDNHGLRGLSSVMTAINESFANEGDVIRDGDTVAFIPPVSGG; encoded by the coding sequence ATGATTAAAATCTTGCTGTTTGCCCATTTACAGGAAGAGGCCGGAACCGCTGCAATAGAAATTGACAAAAGGGGCCTTACCGTGCACGAATTAAAACAGTGGCTGCAGGATAACCACGGGCTGCGAGGATTAAGCAGTGTCATGACCGCAATTAATGAAAGTTTTGCAAATGAAGGTGATGTAATTAGAGATGGAGATACTGTTGCGTTCATTCCGCCTGTAAGCGGAGGGTAG
- the fdhF gene encoding formate dehydrogenase subunit alpha — protein MSDSFNVKINGAEAKGYANQTALQILSGHKLEVPSVCFHPSLGAIETCDTCIIKVNGEFVRACSTEIKNGDEIDSLSPEVKEAQLIGMDRILHNHELYCTVCDYNNGGCEIHNTVKEMKINHQSIPFAPKPYEIDQTNPFYRYDPDQCILCGRCVEACQNVQVTETLSIDWERDRPRVIWDNDVAINESSCVSCGHCSTVCPCNAMMEKGMEGEAGYLTGISKQTLRPMIEITKNVETGYGSILAISDMESAMRDERIKKTKTVCTYCGVGCSFDIWTKEREILKVEPQAEAPANGISTCVKGKFGWDYVNSEERLTKPLIREGDSFREAEWDEALTLIERKFSQIKNEHGPDALSFISSSKCTNEESYLMQKLARSVIGTNNIDNCSRYCQTPATMGLFRTVGYGGDSGTIKDIEMSELVLIIGSNTSESHPVLSTRVKRAHKLHEQKLIVADLRKHEMADRSDLFIQPESGTDIVWLSAVTNYIIDRGWADMHFLKNRVNGFDDYKESLEKFTLEYAEKTTGISKSELIKLAEMIHEAKSTVVLWAMGVTQHSGGSDTSTAISNLLLITGNYGRPGTGSYPLRGHNNVQGASDFGSMPDRLPSYEKITDPAVRAKYEKGWGVKLPEQPGLNNHEMVAGIHAGSVRAMYLKGEEMGIVDSNLNYVHAAYEKLDFFVVQDLFLSKTAEYADVVLPASPSLEKEGTFTNTERRIQRLYQVLEPLGDSKPDWKIIMEVANKLGAGWDYKHPGDIMEEAAMLAPLFAGVNYERLEGYKSLLWPVAADGTDTPVLFLDEFPFPDGKARLFPVDWTKPLQFGDEYDIHVNNGRLLEHFHEGNMTYKSKGITSKTPATFLEVSPELALERGLKDGSLVRLISPYGQVKVKCVITDRVKGKEVYLPMNDSGESAINLITSSYADKDTDTPAYKEVKAKLEVLEIEGVNPLPKNNFRYGNPNPQRGVEVERKWKRKDYAFPGDLVKKEGKKVGKGN, from the coding sequence TTGTCAGATAGTTTTAACGTGAAAATAAACGGAGCTGAAGCTAAAGGATATGCAAATCAGACAGCTCTACAAATTCTTTCAGGTCATAAACTAGAGGTACCCAGCGTTTGCTTTCATCCGAGCCTTGGTGCAATTGAAACATGTGATACATGCATCATTAAAGTAAACGGCGAATTTGTGAGGGCCTGTTCAACTGAGATCAAGAACGGGGATGAGATTGATTCACTATCACCTGAAGTAAAAGAGGCCCAGCTCATAGGCATGGACCGGATTTTACACAATCATGAGCTCTATTGTACAGTCTGTGATTACAATAATGGAGGCTGTGAAATACACAATACGGTGAAAGAAATGAAAATCAATCATCAAAGCATACCATTTGCCCCGAAGCCTTATGAAATAGACCAGACGAATCCTTTTTACCGCTATGATCCCGATCAATGTATTCTTTGCGGCAGATGTGTAGAAGCATGTCAGAATGTACAGGTTACAGAGACCCTTTCAATCGACTGGGAACGAGACCGGCCCCGTGTGATTTGGGACAACGACGTGGCGATCAATGAGTCATCCTGTGTTTCCTGCGGTCATTGTTCAACTGTTTGCCCATGCAACGCAATGATGGAAAAAGGGATGGAAGGTGAAGCGGGTTATTTAACAGGGATCTCCAAACAAACTTTGCGCCCCATGATTGAGATCACGAAAAATGTTGAAACGGGCTACGGTTCAATCCTTGCTATATCTGACATGGAATCAGCTATGCGTGATGAGAGAATTAAGAAGACAAAAACCGTCTGTACATATTGCGGAGTCGGCTGCAGCTTTGACATTTGGACGAAAGAAAGAGAAATTTTAAAGGTTGAACCTCAAGCTGAGGCACCAGCCAACGGGATCTCAACCTGTGTGAAAGGCAAATTCGGCTGGGATTATGTCAATAGCGAAGAACGTCTTACGAAGCCGCTGATCAGAGAAGGAGATTCCTTCCGAGAAGCTGAATGGGATGAGGCGCTGACGCTGATTGAGCGAAAGTTTTCTCAAATAAAAAATGAACATGGGCCTGACGCACTGAGCTTTATCAGTTCCTCGAAATGCACAAATGAAGAATCATATTTAATGCAAAAGCTTGCCCGGTCAGTAATTGGTACGAATAATATTGATAATTGTTCAAGGTACTGTCAGACACCGGCCACAATGGGATTGTTCCGAACAGTCGGCTACGGAGGTGATTCCGGCACGATAAAAGATATTGAGATGTCAGAGCTTGTCCTGATCATCGGCTCAAACACTTCAGAATCACATCCTGTTCTGTCCACCAGAGTGAAGCGGGCTCATAAGCTGCATGAACAGAAGCTGATTGTCGCAGACCTCAGAAAACATGAAATGGCTGACCGCTCCGACTTATTTATTCAGCCTGAATCTGGTACAGACATTGTGTGGCTATCTGCGGTAACCAACTATATAATCGACCGGGGCTGGGCGGACATGCATTTTTTGAAGAACAGAGTAAATGGATTTGATGACTATAAGGAAAGCTTAGAGAAATTCACACTGGAATATGCAGAAAAAACAACAGGCATTTCGAAAAGTGAACTGATAAAATTAGCTGAGATGATCCATGAAGCGAAAAGCACAGTCGTCCTTTGGGCAATGGGCGTCACTCAGCATTCGGGCGGAAGCGACACTAGTACAGCCATCTCGAACCTGCTGCTGATTACAGGAAATTATGGCCGTCCCGGCACAGGTTCCTATCCTTTGAGAGGCCACAACAATGTGCAGGGAGCAAGTGATTTTGGAAGTATGCCAGACAGGCTTCCGTCCTATGAAAAAATCACCGATCCTGCTGTAAGGGCTAAATATGAAAAAGGATGGGGAGTCAAATTGCCGGAGCAGCCGGGTTTAAACAACCACGAAATGGTGGCCGGGATTCACGCCGGCAGCGTGAGAGCCATGTATTTAAAAGGAGAGGAAATGGGGATTGTGGATTCTAATTTGAACTACGTCCATGCTGCATATGAAAAATTGGATTTCTTCGTCGTTCAGGACCTCTTTTTATCGAAAACAGCGGAATATGCAGATGTTGTGCTTCCGGCAAGTCCAAGTCTTGAAAAAGAAGGAACGTTTACGAATACTGAACGCAGAATTCAGCGTTTATATCAGGTCCTTGAACCTTTGGGAGACTCCAAGCCGGACTGGAAAATAATCATGGAAGTTGCGAATAAGCTAGGAGCTGGATGGGATTATAAACACCCAGGCGACATCATGGAAGAAGCAGCGATGCTTGCCCCTCTTTTTGCAGGAGTAAACTATGAGCGTCTTGAAGGGTACAAAAGTCTTCTATGGCCTGTAGCAGCTGATGGAACGGATACGCCTGTTCTTTTCTTGGATGAGTTTCCTTTTCCGGATGGCAAGGCCCGCCTCTTTCCAGTCGATTGGACGAAGCCGCTCCAATTTGGAGATGAATATGATATTCACGTGAATAACGGCAGGCTACTCGAACATTTTCATGAAGGCAATATGACCTATAAATCAAAAGGTATTACTTCAAAAACACCTGCTACTTTCCTTGAGGTATCCCCTGAACTTGCTTTAGAGCGCGGTTTAAAAGACGGATCGCTTGTCAGGCTGATATCCCCATATGGACAAGTAAAGGTTAAATGTGTAATAACAGATCGCGTGAAAGGAAAAGAAGTGTACCTGCCGATGAATGATTCAGGTGAATCAGCCATTAATCTCATTACGAGCAGCTATGCGGATAAAGACACAGATACACCTGCTTATAAAGAAGTAAAAGCAAAGCTTGAGGTGCTGGAAATCGAGGGAGTCAATCCATTGCCAAAAAATAATTTCAGGTATGGAAACCCTAATCCGCAAAGAGGTGTGGAAGTAGAAAGAAAATGGAAGCGCAAAGACTATGCGTTCCCAGGCGACCTTGTTAAAAAGGAGGGAAAGAAGGTTGGCAAAGGCAACTAA
- a CDS encoding DUF1641 domain-containing protein: MAKATKTITRIEKTEEEKRKEDLREVEDALIDHKDAIIDTLEILQYMQDRGILPLLKGLFGQGDKVMDILVKTVDKKETTNSLKNLLLMTGVLGMINVKQLEPFLLKVNAGIARVAENKDPAEKTSYFDLARSLKDPEVNRAVTMLISFLKGMGQETEHIEKTNQSKEDQARHKNETLE; the protein is encoded by the coding sequence TTGGCAAAGGCAACTAAAACCATTACCCGAATTGAAAAAACAGAAGAAGAAAAGCGAAAAGAAGACTTAAGAGAAGTTGAAGATGCTTTAATTGATCATAAAGACGCCATTATTGATACGCTTGAGATTCTTCAGTACATGCAGGATAGAGGGATTTTGCCGTTATTGAAGGGCTTATTCGGACAGGGTGACAAAGTGATGGACATTCTGGTCAAGACAGTGGATAAAAAAGAAACGACCAACAGTTTAAAAAATCTGCTTTTAATGACAGGGGTGCTTGGCATGATCAATGTCAAGCAGCTGGAGCCTTTTTTATTAAAAGTGAATGCAGGAATTGCAAGAGTGGCTGAAAATAAAGATCCGGCAGAAAAAACAAGCTATTTTGACCTTGCCCGCTCGCTGAAGGATCCTGAAGTAAACCGGGCAGTCACAATGCTGATCAGTTTCTTGAAGGGAATGGGACAGGAGACGGAGCACATTGAAAAAACCAATCAAAGTAAAGAAGATCAAGCGCGTCATAAAAATGAAACTCTGGAATAA